The following proteins are co-located in the Parafannyhessea umbonata genome:
- a CDS encoding PASTA domain-containing protein has product MAADDARGDSAKPDTTADDARTPQVPEETEPKRPKHAAPPKAEPRPEAEPETAPEPEAEPEHETEPKPEAVRELGDTGKIYVPKTEYTAPVKATSELDAKKRSMTIRAVLLVVLAAILGSTLIVTRCFGLLSGTTVPSVVGYGEERARATLERKGLKVKVEEQETERVSDKGHVLSTEPAADESVGPGGTVTIVVGTVTQETQDAPNLVGLSKADAANAIMQTNFFVQDDVMYAYSSTVPAGTVISQAPQAGSERIRGTAIDLIVSDGPNPAGTDGDHASESGKNTVTIPDVVGMTYQNAVTLLRGMGLKSARGKDVLDYGIPAGMVSSVSPAVGDEAEVGSTVTVYVAKSDE; this is encoded by the coding sequence GTGGCAGCTGACGACGCACGGGGCGACTCCGCCAAGCCAGACACGACCGCAGACGACGCACGAACACCTCAGGTGCCGGAAGAGACGGAGCCGAAAAGGCCGAAGCATGCTGCCCCGCCGAAAGCGGAGCCAAGGCCCGAGGCAGAGCCGGAGACCGCGCCGGAACCTGAGGCAGAGCCGGAGCACGAGACCGAACCGAAGCCCGAGGCAGTGCGGGAGCTTGGGGACACGGGAAAGATCTACGTGCCGAAGACGGAGTACACCGCACCGGTCAAGGCCACGAGCGAGCTGGACGCCAAGAAGCGGTCCATGACGATCAGGGCGGTCCTTCTCGTCGTGCTTGCCGCCATCCTGGGGTCGACGCTCATAGTCACAAGGTGTTTTGGCCTGCTGAGCGGCACGACGGTGCCGAGCGTCGTTGGCTACGGGGAGGAGCGGGCGCGCGCGACCCTGGAGCGGAAGGGCCTTAAGGTCAAGGTCGAGGAGCAGGAGACGGAGCGCGTCTCTGACAAGGGGCACGTGCTTTCCACGGAGCCGGCGGCTGACGAATCCGTGGGCCCCGGAGGCACCGTGACGATCGTGGTGGGCACCGTGACCCAGGAAACGCAGGACGCACCGAACCTCGTGGGGCTTTCCAAGGCGGATGCCGCGAACGCCATCATGCAGACGAACTTCTTTGTGCAGGATGACGTGATGTACGCATACTCGAGCACCGTGCCCGCCGGGACGGTGATAAGCCAGGCGCCGCAGGCAGGCAGCGAGAGGATTCGCGGCACCGCCATCGACCTGATAGTCTCGGACGGGCCGAACCCGGCCGGGACCGACGGCGACCACGCGAGCGAAAGCGGCAAGAACACCGTCACCATCCCGGACGTGGTTGGCATGACCTACCAGAACGCCGTCACGCTGCTGAGGGGCATGGGCCTGAAGAGCGCGCGCGGAAAGGACGTGCTGGACTACGGCATCCCCGCGGGCATGGTCTCGAGCGTTTCACCCGCCGTTGGCGACGAGGCGGAGGTAGGTTCGACCGTGACCGTCTACGTAGCGAAGTCGGACGAGTAG
- a CDS encoding macro domain-containing protein produces MLCVVQGSVVDQHVDAIVNAANHTLLGGGGVDGAIHRAAGPALLKECRTLGGCRTGEAKATGAYGIRQARHVIHTVGPVYSARRADECRRELESCYRCSCELALGLGDASIAFPAISCGVYGYPLEEGMGVALEVLASYAPRFQRVVLALFKSGEYAVARDVAAGLYHVREEPEGLVVLA; encoded by the coding sequence ATGCTCTGTGTGGTGCAAGGCTCCGTCGTGGACCAGCATGTGGACGCCATTGTGAACGCCGCGAACCACACGCTCTTGGGCGGCGGGGGCGTGGACGGTGCCATCCACCGCGCCGCCGGGCCGGCCCTGCTTAAGGAGTGCCGCACGCTTGGCGGCTGCCGCACGGGCGAGGCGAAGGCGACGGGCGCGTATGGCATACGCCAGGCGCGCCATGTGATCCACACCGTCGGTCCGGTGTACAGCGCGAGAAGGGCGGACGAATGTCGGCGGGAGCTTGAGTCTTGCTATCGCTGCTCGTGCGAGCTGGCGCTGGGGCTGGGCGACGCGTCCATCGCGTTTCCGGCGATATCGTGCGGCGTGTACGGCTATCCGCTTGAGGAGGGGATGGGCGTGGCGCTCGAGGTGCTGGCGTCGTACGCGCCGCGCTTCCAGAGGGTGGTGCTCGCGCTGTTCAAGTCCGGAGAGTATGCCGTGGCGCGTGACGTGGCGGCGGGGCTGTATCACGTGCGGGAGGAGCCGGAAGGGCTCGTCGTCCTGGCATAG
- a CDS encoding M20/M25/M40 family metallo-hydrolase, translating into MDLFVSQAIRRYVRDSHAEALELLRTLARIPAPSHHEEQRASFIAGWLHAHGARNVRVDDEKNVLCLLMNPRERREAHHDAQTLAESVKNHTLTMYAAHTDVVFPDTAELPLREDDARMWAPGVGDDTANLVNLLMATKFLLQNPLALDRATRKGNILVVANTCEEGLGNLAGTRNLFEEVGDCVDRYFSFDLYLPQCISVCVGSERYQIDVECTGGHSYHDYGNANAIEEICSIIEDLYRINPPTDVMDGAHTTMNVGKIEGGTTINSIPSHAMAKFEFRSSSRENIEVMRAFFESVIERHRHELLKRDDAGKITVTTLGVRPYANGVDDEALRRMTERSAAIVRRVTGGDPDLRPASTDANVPLSLGIPANTIGTVRGAKLHTRGEWIEKESLKEGLEVVLRLMLGD; encoded by the coding sequence ATGGACCTCTTCGTCAGCCAGGCCATCAGGCGCTACGTAAGGGACTCGCACGCGGAGGCGCTGGAGCTTCTGCGCACGCTGGCGCGGATTCCCGCACCGTCGCACCACGAGGAGCAGCGCGCGAGCTTCATCGCGGGATGGCTTCACGCGCACGGCGCGCGCAACGTGCGCGTGGACGACGAGAAGAACGTGCTGTGCCTGCTGATGAACCCCCGCGAGAGGCGCGAGGCGCACCACGACGCGCAGACTCTTGCCGAGAGCGTGAAGAACCACACGCTCACGATGTACGCCGCCCACACCGACGTCGTGTTTCCGGACACGGCGGAGCTGCCGCTTCGCGAGGACGACGCGCGCATGTGGGCGCCCGGCGTGGGCGACGACACCGCGAACCTCGTGAACCTGCTGATGGCGACGAAGTTCCTGCTGCAGAACCCGCTTGCACTGGACAGGGCCACGCGCAAGGGCAACATCCTGGTGGTCGCGAACACCTGCGAGGAGGGGCTCGGCAACCTCGCGGGAACGCGCAACCTGTTTGAAGAGGTCGGCGACTGCGTGGACCGGTACTTCTCGTTCGACCTGTACCTTCCGCAGTGCATCTCCGTATGCGTGGGGTCGGAGCGCTACCAGATAGACGTGGAGTGCACGGGCGGCCACTCGTACCACGACTATGGCAACGCGAACGCCATAGAGGAGATCTGCTCGATAATAGAGGACCTGTACCGCATAAACCCGCCGACCGACGTGATGGACGGCGCGCACACCACCATGAACGTGGGAAAGATCGAGGGCGGCACCACCATCAACTCCATCCCGTCGCACGCGATGGCGAAGTTCGAGTTCAGGTCTTCCTCGCGCGAGAACATCGAGGTCATGCGCGCGTTCTTCGAAAGCGTGATCGAGAGGCACCGCCACGAGCTCCTGAAGCGCGATGACGCCGGCAAGATCACGGTCACGACGCTGGGCGTGCGCCCGTACGCGAACGGCGTGGACGACGAGGCGCTGCGGAGGATGACGGAGAGAAGCGCCGCCATCGTGAGGCGCGTGACGGGCGGGGACCCAGACCTGAGGCCGGCCTCCACGGACGCGAACGTCCCGCTTTCCCTGGGGATTCCCGCGAACACGATAGGCACCGTGCGCGGCGCGAAGCTCCACACCCGCGGAGAGTGGATCGAGAAGGAGAGCCTGAAGGAGGGCCTCGAGGTGGTGCTGCGGCTGATGCTGGGAGACTAG
- the dtd gene encoding D-aminoacyl-tRNA deacylase — protein MRACVQRVSEASVSVDGSVTGSCGRGFLVLLGVGPNDDEQAARRLWEKIFRLRVFDDRDGKMNLSLAQVDGEVLVVSQFTLYADCRRGNRPSFTDAAPPELGERLYNNFLELAANDVRHVGHGVFGADMQVSLVNDGPITIWLDTDELSRPRR, from the coding sequence GTGAGGGCATGCGTCCAGCGCGTCAGCGAGGCCAGCGTATCCGTGGACGGAAGCGTCACGGGAAGCTGTGGCCGCGGGTTTCTCGTCCTTCTGGGCGTCGGCCCCAACGACGACGAGCAGGCCGCGCGGCGCCTATGGGAGAAGATCTTCCGCCTCAGGGTGTTCGACGACCGTGACGGCAAGATGAACCTCTCGCTGGCACAGGTGGACGGCGAGGTGCTCGTGGTGAGCCAGTTCACGCTCTATGCGGACTGCAGGCGCGGCAACCGGCCGTCGTTCACGGACGCCGCTCCCCCAGAACTCGGAGAGCGCCTGTACAACAACTTCCTCGAGCTCGCCGCCAACGACGTCCGTCACGTAGGCCACGGCGTCTTTGGCGCAGACATGCAGGTGTCTCTCGTAAACGACGGCCCCATCACCATATGGCTCGACACGGACGAGCTGTCAAGACCCAGGAGGTAG
- a CDS encoding spermidine synthase — protein MRARIARAFVDWLESAGERLLRDRVVVASADTMFGPTQVVDVHDASGAPVRVLEVDGTWQSATYLDDSWCELVFPYHRLFARAMEAMGRRPRRVLMLGGGGYAFPKYLVAHDPDVRVDVVEVDPAVSQLARDHFLLDRLDQMSPGSSSRISTTNMDGRAFLEGGYGHARYDVIANDCFGALLPTRSLATLEGARVARGRLARDGIYVANVVSALEGERSRLLRDVTCTLREVFSHVYVIPCSTDEPDVEDNNVVVASDAPLAPEGAFELSCDPAGDVLRD, from the coding sequence ATGCGCGCCAGGATCGCAAGGGCATTCGTGGACTGGCTGGAAAGCGCCGGCGAACGGCTGCTTCGCGACCGCGTCGTCGTGGCATCTGCCGACACCATGTTCGGGCCCACGCAGGTCGTGGACGTGCACGACGCCTCCGGCGCGCCCGTCCGCGTGCTCGAGGTGGACGGCACGTGGCAGAGCGCCACCTACCTGGACGACTCCTGGTGCGAGCTCGTCTTCCCGTACCACCGGCTGTTCGCGCGCGCAATGGAGGCCATGGGCCGGCGGCCCCGCCGCGTTCTCATGCTCGGCGGGGGCGGCTACGCGTTTCCCAAGTACCTCGTCGCGCACGACCCGGACGTCCGCGTGGACGTGGTCGAGGTCGACCCCGCGGTCTCGCAGCTCGCGCGCGACCACTTCCTGCTGGACCGCCTCGACCAGATGAGCCCCGGCAGCTCCTCGCGCATCAGCACCACCAACATGGACGGCCGCGCGTTCTTGGAGGGCGGCTACGGGCACGCGCGCTACGACGTAATCGCAAACGACTGCTTCGGGGCGCTTCTGCCCACGCGCTCCCTCGCCACGCTCGAGGGCGCCCGCGTCGCGAGGGGCCGCCTCGCACGGGACGGCATCTACGTGGCAAACGTCGTGTCCGCGCTCGAGGGAGAGAGGTCGCGGCTCCTTCGCGACGTCACGTGCACGCTTCGCGAGGTCTTCTCGCACGTGTACGTCATCCCGTGCTCCACGGACGAGCCGGACGTGGAGGACAACAACGTCGTCGTCGCGTCAGACGCGCCGCTCGCGCCCGAGGGCGCGTTCGAGCTCTCCTGCGACCCCGCGGGGGACGTGCTTCGCGACTAG
- a CDS encoding alpha/beta fold hydrolase, which produces MSQGEVARTPVSFASADGVSTIHGYAWYAGDPTVGHEARPRGVVVLVHGMAEHIERYDEFARYLADGGYLVCGHNQIGHGSSAAPDRWGCLPVHGGSKILVEDVERLRVLAATWCAPGTPCFVFGHSMGSFVARHYAATYGDRISGAVICGTGFVEPRTSRAGHAMATAIARMRGQDHKSALLHAMADGAYAKAIPNRRTDFDWLSHNQRNVDAYIADDACGFMFSAGGYATLTELTAEVCTLECAQRVPHDLPLLYVAGAEDPVGDCGRGVVRSAELARRAGSTDVTYRIFDGMRHEVLQEDGHAAVFDCVRGWLDRHVPVPNQDPKMEA; this is translated from the coding sequence ATGTCACAGGGCGAGGTCGCACGCACGCCCGTCTCGTTTGCGTCGGCAGACGGGGTCTCGACCATTCACGGATACGCTTGGTACGCGGGCGACCCCACGGTCGGCCACGAGGCACGCCCCAGAGGCGTCGTCGTGCTCGTGCATGGCATGGCCGAGCACATCGAGCGCTACGACGAGTTCGCCCGCTACCTCGCGGACGGCGGCTACCTCGTCTGCGGCCACAACCAGATCGGCCACGGATCGAGCGCCGCACCGGATCGCTGGGGCTGCCTTCCCGTCCACGGCGGAAGCAAGATCCTGGTGGAGGACGTCGAGCGCCTGCGCGTGCTTGCCGCGACGTGGTGCGCGCCCGGCACGCCGTGCTTCGTGTTCGGCCACTCCATGGGAAGCTTCGTCGCCCGCCACTACGCCGCCACGTACGGCGACAGGATCTCTGGCGCCGTCATCTGCGGCACCGGCTTCGTCGAGCCCCGCACGTCACGCGCCGGCCACGCCATGGCCACGGCGATTGCGCGCATGCGCGGTCAGGACCACAAGAGCGCCCTTCTCCACGCAATGGCGGATGGAGCGTACGCGAAGGCCATCCCAAACCGCCGCACGGACTTCGACTGGCTGTCCCACAACCAGCGCAACGTGGACGCGTACATCGCGGACGACGCGTGCGGCTTCATGTTCTCCGCAGGCGGGTACGCCACGCTCACGGAGCTCACGGCAGAGGTATGCACGCTGGAGTGCGCGCAGCGCGTCCCGCACGACCTCCCGCTGCTCTACGTCGCCGGCGCGGAGGACCCCGTGGGCGATTGCGGCCGCGGCGTCGTGCGCTCGGCCGAGCTCGCGCGACGCGCCGGCTCCACCGACGTCACGTACCGCATATTCGACGGCATGCGGCATGAGGTCCTCCAGGAGGACGGCCACGCCGCCGTGTTCGACTGCGTGCGCGGCTGGCTCGACCGGCACGTGCCCGTCCCGAACCAAGACCCCAAGATGGAGGCATAG
- the mscL gene encoding large conductance mechanosensitive channel protein MscL, with protein sequence MSKFFAEFKEFVSRGNVMDMAVGVIIGGAFTGIVTSLTDNIINPLITFLTGGGTEISGLVVPGTKIDFGAFISSVINFLIVALIVFILVKSVNRLSEATAKLTHAQEQKEEAAAPVCPHCLEEVKAGATRCPHCGGEIPGGARAKA encoded by the coding sequence ATGAGCAAGTTCTTCGCGGAGTTCAAGGAGTTCGTCAGTCGCGGCAACGTGATGGACATGGCAGTCGGCGTCATCATCGGCGGCGCGTTCACCGGCATCGTCACGTCGCTCACGGACAACATCATCAACCCGCTCATCACGTTCCTGACCGGCGGCGGAACGGAGATCTCCGGCCTCGTGGTCCCCGGCACCAAGATCGACTTCGGCGCGTTCATCAGCTCCGTCATCAACTTCCTCATCGTGGCGCTCATCGTGTTCATCCTCGTCAAGAGCGTGAACAGGCTGAGCGAGGCCACGGCGAAGCTCACGCACGCACAGGAGCAGAAGGAGGAGGCCGCGGCCCCCGTGTGTCCGCACTGCCTGGAGGAGGTCAAGGCCGGCGCCACCCGCTGCCCGCACTGCGGCGGCGAGATTCCCGGCGGCGCCCGCGCGAAGGCGTAG
- the glpK gene encoding glycerol kinase GlpK: MGEKYIVALDQGTTSSRAVLVDHAGRMVDCVQRTYPQIYPKPGWVEHNPQEILYSQLGSLTELASRHSLTADNVAAIGIDNQRETTIVWDPTTGEPIHNAIVWQCRRTAPIIDELCGTQEARRMVQAKTGLLPDAYFSASKIKWLLDNVDGARERAEAGELVFGTVDTWLVWVLTGGLVHATDPTNASRTMLYNIHEGRWDQELLDLFGIPASMMPEVRPSASFFGETSYPGIPAGIPIRGVAGDQQSALFGQCCFEPGQAKNTYGTGCFLLMNTGEQAPVSKNNLVTTIAATPPDAPHVQYALEGSVFVAGALIQWLRDEMHLVRTAEETEFLARSVPDTGGVYIVPAFTGLGAPYWKPDARGIICGITRGTTPAHVARAALEALAYQTYDLVRAMEADAGVTLRDLNVDGGASRNDFLMQFQADVLRASIRRPQNIETTSLGAAYLAGLASGFWSGTQDLLALRSSDDVFRPTMDEDDVAGLLAGWKDAIRRSM; this comes from the coding sequence ATGGGCGAGAAGTACATAGTCGCGCTCGACCAGGGCACCACGTCCTCGCGCGCCGTCCTGGTGGACCACGCGGGGCGCATGGTCGACTGCGTGCAGCGCACGTACCCGCAGATCTACCCCAAGCCGGGCTGGGTGGAGCATAACCCGCAGGAGATCCTGTACTCGCAGCTCGGAAGCCTGACGGAGCTCGCGAGCCGCCACTCCCTCACCGCGGACAACGTCGCCGCCATCGGCATCGACAACCAGCGCGAGACCACGATCGTGTGGGACCCCACCACGGGCGAGCCCATCCACAACGCCATCGTCTGGCAGTGCCGCCGCACCGCGCCCATCATCGACGAGCTGTGCGGCACGCAGGAGGCAAGGCGCATGGTCCAGGCGAAGACCGGGCTCCTGCCAGACGCGTACTTCTCGGCCAGCAAGATCAAGTGGCTGCTCGACAACGTGGACGGGGCGCGGGAGCGTGCCGAGGCCGGCGAGCTCGTGTTTGGCACCGTGGACACGTGGCTCGTGTGGGTGCTCACGGGCGGGCTCGTGCACGCGACGGACCCCACGAACGCCAGCCGCACCATGCTGTACAACATCCACGAGGGCCGCTGGGACCAGGAGCTTCTGGACCTGTTTGGCATTCCCGCCTCCATGATGCCGGAGGTGCGGCCGTCCGCCTCGTTCTTTGGCGAGACGAGCTACCCGGGCATCCCGGCGGGCATTCCCATCCGCGGCGTCGCCGGCGACCAGCAGTCCGCGCTGTTTGGCCAGTGCTGCTTCGAGCCCGGCCAGGCGAAGAACACGTACGGCACTGGCTGCTTCCTGCTCATGAACACGGGCGAGCAGGCGCCGGTCTCCAAGAATAACCTAGTCACGACCATAGCTGCCACGCCGCCGGACGCGCCGCACGTGCAGTACGCGCTCGAGGGCAGCGTGTTCGTGGCAGGCGCCCTCATACAGTGGCTGCGCGACGAGATGCACCTCGTCCGCACCGCCGAGGAGACGGAGTTCCTGGCGCGCAGCGTCCCCGACACGGGCGGCGTGTACATCGTGCCAGCGTTCACCGGTCTGGGCGCCCCATACTGGAAGCCTGACGCGCGCGGGATCATCTGCGGCATCACCCGTGGCACCACGCCGGCGCACGTGGCGCGCGCCGCGCTCGAGGCGCTGGCGTACCAGACGTACGACCTCGTGCGCGCCATGGAGGCCGACGCCGGCGTCACCCTGCGCGACCTGAACGTGGACGGAGGCGCATCGCGCAACGACTTCCTCATGCAGTTCCAGGCAGACGTCCTGCGGGCGAGCATCAGGCGCCCCCAGAACATCGAGACCACGTCCCTTGGGGCCGCATACCTCGCGGGCCTCGCAAGCGGGTTCTGGTCGGGGACGCAAGATCTTCTCGCCCTGCGCTCCTCTGACGACGTGTTCCGTCCTACCATGGACGAGGACGACGTTGCCGGCCTTCTGGCCGGCTGGAAGGACGCGATTAGGAGATCGATGTAG